In Metopolophium dirhodum isolate CAU chromosome 7, ASM1992520v1, whole genome shotgun sequence, one genomic interval encodes:
- the LOC132949561 gene encoding cathepsin B-like: MIFKFVFISILITYATGQSTTSNYQYNENNHVKEFPEPALNSKSDTISNSYGGGNSVYFTNGLPINFDSRNKWPNCPSIGHIYNQGNCRSSYAIAAASAVSDRICIQSNGTKNPIMSAQQIISCCYLCGHGCNGGSLFESWDYYRRHGFVSGGDYNSNQGCQPYTIPPCKLIHENPPGHSCTTYHREETPTCEKKCYNPNYYTSFRTDIYKGKYYKLSPYMAMKEIFDNGPITTQFYMYEDLVDYKSGVYQYDEQSDVDFFAVHSVKIFGWGVENGVPYWLVANSFGTDWGYNGTFKISRGNDGCFFQEKMYAGLPL; this comes from the exons atgatttttaaatttgtatttatttcaattttaattacgtATGCCACCGGACAGAGTACTACATCAAACTACcaatataatgaaaacaatCACGTTAAG GAATTTCCAGAACCAGCACTTAACAGCAAAAGTGATACAATTTCCAACTCATATGGAGGAGgcaatagtgtttattttacGAATGGTCTCCCAATAAATTTTGATTCCCGAAATAAATGGCCAAATTGTCCATCGATTGGTCATATTTATAATCAAGGAAACTGTCGGTCGAGTTATGCTATTGCGGCAGCTTCTGCAGTATCTGATAGAATATGTATCCAGTCCAATGGAACGAAAAATCCAATAATGTCTGCACAGCAGATTATTTCTTGCTGCTATTTGTGTGGACATGGATGTAATGGCGGATCACTATTCGAGTCGTGGGATTATTACAGGAGACATGGGTTTGTGTCAGGTGGTGATTATAATTCCAACcag GGTTGTCAACCATATACAATTCCACCATGTAAACTAATACATGAAAATCCACCTGGACACAGTTGTACGACATATCACAGAGAGGAAACACCAACATGTGAAAAAAAGTGTTATAACCCAAATTACTACACTTCATTCAGAACTGATATTTATAAAG gtaaatattataaactatctcCTTACATGGCAATGAAAGAAATTTTTGATAACGGCCCGATAACAACCCAGTTTTATATGTACGAAGATTTGGTTGATTACAAATCCG GTGTATATCAGTACGACGAGCAGTCAGATGTTGATTTCTTTGCTGTCCATAGCGTAAAAATTTTCGGTTGGGGTGTAGAAAATGGTGTCCCGTACTGGTTGGTTGCTAACTCGTTTGGTACAGATTGGGGTTACAACGGAACGTTTAAGATTTCAAGAGGTAATGACGGATGCTTCTTCCAAGAAAAAATGTACGCTGGATTACCATTGTAG